The Chryseobacterium geocarposphaerae genome window below encodes:
- a CDS encoding serine hydrolase domain-containing protein, which produces MKHFYFIFCLIVMGCQTTSQTPDEVINNYYRKGKFNGSILIAQNDKVIIDTVFGYRDLDQKVELTKETPFYIASLSKPFTAIAIFQLAEKRLLSLDDDAVKFVDDLPSYAHHITIKQLLNHTSGIRDYENRLTKKGLTNNEVIHWLQNQDGLAFKPGTKFQYSNSGYIILSLIIEKISGMSYAQFLKKNIFDPLQMHHTTVYESNTVIPDKAIGYNRDKKVDDYSILTTGDGGIYATAEDLYKFDKALRTNQLLSEESTKLLYQTPILEDGTHSEYGSGWFIEKSDGSMIAQHTGGLAGFRSLFWRDLKNGNTIIALTNQGDVFPVFDFLNDIKKTLK; this is translated from the coding sequence ATGAAACATTTTTATTTTATCTTCTGTTTAATAGTAATGGGGTGTCAGACTACGAGTCAAACTCCGGATGAAGTGATTAATAACTATTACCGGAAAGGAAAGTTCAATGGAAGCATATTAATCGCTCAAAATGATAAAGTCATTATAGATACCGTTTTCGGCTACCGGGATTTGGATCAAAAAGTGGAGCTCACAAAAGAAACCCCGTTTTATATTGCCTCATTAAGTAAACCCTTCACTGCCATTGCCATTTTTCAACTGGCGGAAAAAAGACTTCTTTCACTCGATGATGATGCCGTAAAGTTTGTTGACGATCTTCCTTCCTATGCCCATCATATTACCATAAAGCAATTGCTGAATCATACCTCAGGAATAAGAGATTATGAAAATAGACTTACAAAAAAAGGTTTGACCAATAATGAGGTTATCCATTGGCTTCAAAATCAGGACGGATTAGCCTTCAAACCCGGAACAAAATTTCAATATAGCAATTCTGGTTACATTATCCTGTCCTTAATTATCGAAAAGATTTCCGGAATGTCCTATGCCCAATTTTTGAAAAAGAATATTTTCGATCCTTTGCAAATGCATCACACCACAGTTTATGAATCTAATACAGTCATTCCCGATAAAGCTATAGGGTATAACAGGGATAAAAAAGTAGATGATTATTCTATTCTTACCACAGGAGACGGCGGTATTTATGCTACGGCAGAAGATCTTTATAAATTTGACAAGGCGCTAAGAACCAATCAACTATTATCAGAAGAAAGTACTAAATTACTATATCAGACACCGATTCTGGAGGACGGTACCCATTCTGAATATGGATCGGGCTGGTTTATCGAGAAATCTGACGGTTCGATGATTGCTCAACATACGGGTGGATTGGCCGGTTTCAGAAGCCTGTTCTGGAGAGATCTGAAAAACGGGAATACGATCATTGCATTGACCAATCAAGGGGATGTCTTTCCTGTATTTGATTTTCTGAACGACATAAAAAAAACTTTGAAATAA
- a CDS encoding S41 family peptidase — protein sequence MIQKNILKGLFIFIGQLFFAQNNESQKIDSLTKIEVVNSICNSLINNYVFPDKAKVMTDFLKQQTQNNIFRSVTDPNQFANEIQKALRSVNEDNHLRIEYNPRLEKDIIKFLANKKGSNAILADQIKKDEKQNFYFKKLEIMPSNMGYIEFTNFAVPSPSARKTVHSAMQFISHTDGLIIDLRNNFGGNGEMLGEILSYFFPTKTYTGKTYNRIENKWTDSYIGNKKEITDGLKLGMPLYILTSRRTFSAAESFAYTLQSMKKAVIIGNTSKGGAHATRSFSMGNGFVAFIPYSREENVITKTDWEGVGVIPDIETEEQNCILTAQNHFLNQKLLTEKDEDEKRKINWQINFNKSKSSNVIINPTEATKFAGRFSEFEVTLSGNQLMFRDTNQKSNEPRKAIAITANLFQIGTDYQVEFITDSNNVCNAIKMYWDDGYEETINRTK from the coding sequence ATGATACAGAAAAACATTTTGAAGGGCTTATTCATTTTCATTGGACAACTTTTTTTTGCTCAAAATAATGAGTCGCAAAAGATTGACAGTTTAACGAAAATAGAAGTTGTAAACAGCATTTGTAATTCGCTGATCAATAATTATGTTTTCCCTGATAAGGCAAAAGTAATGACAGACTTTTTGAAGCAACAAACTCAAAACAATATATTTAGGTCTGTCACAGACCCCAACCAATTCGCCAATGAGATTCAAAAAGCACTTCGTTCAGTAAATGAAGACAATCATTTGCGAATTGAATATAATCCCCGATTAGAAAAAGACATCATAAAATTTCTTGCCAATAAAAAAGGGTCAAATGCAATTTTAGCAGACCAAATTAAAAAAGATGAAAAACAAAATTTCTATTTTAAAAAGTTAGAAATTATGCCTTCAAATATGGGCTACATAGAATTTACAAACTTCGCTGTTCCCAGTCCTTCTGCAAGAAAGACAGTACATTCAGCAATGCAGTTTATTTCCCATACTGACGGATTGATCATTGATCTAAGAAATAATTTCGGAGGTAACGGTGAAATGTTAGGTGAAATTCTAAGTTACTTTTTTCCTACAAAAACTTACACAGGGAAAACTTATAACAGAATCGAAAATAAATGGACAGATTCTTATATTGGAAATAAAAAGGAAATAACAGACGGTTTAAAATTAGGAATGCCTTTATATATTCTAACAAGCAGGAGAACCTTTTCGGCTGCTGAAAGTTTTGCTTACACTTTACAAAGTATGAAAAAGGCTGTTATCATTGGAAATACATCAAAAGGCGGTGCTCATGCAACAAGAAGTTTCAGCATGGGAAATGGCTTTGTAGCATTTATTCCATATTCACGTGAAGAAAATGTTATCACTAAAACCGATTGGGAAGGTGTTGGCGTAATTCCGGACATTGAAACAGAAGAGCAAAATTGTATTTTGACCGCTCAAAATCACTTTCTGAATCAAAAATTACTGACCGAAAAAGATGAAGATGAGAAAAGGAAAATTAACTGGCAAATCAATTTTAATAAATCAAAATCCTCAAATGTAATCATCAATCCAACAGAGGCAACCAAGTTTGCAGGACGATTTTCGGAGTTTGAAGTTACGCTTTCAGGCAATCAGCTAATGTTTAGGGATACCAATCAAAAAAGTAACGAACCAAGAAAAGCAATAGCCATAACAGCTAATTTATTCCAGATAGGCACTGATTATCAAGTAGAGTTTATAACGGATAGCAACAATGTATGTAATGCTATTAAAATGTATTGGGATGATGGGTATGAAGAAACGATCAATAGGACAAAATAA
- a CDS encoding S41 family peptidase: protein MLLIISTLNFFGQTKEFKPEQKYPADSLRQWTSGLMDEISKKHPGFYRYTDKEKFGFLIDSTRQSIQDSLTQLQYYRKLKPLFAKIGCLHTGIELPEESKTSINASNTLLPLEIFVDAKNQKVLISKNYSENKGIKRGVELVSINGTPISAILNKLLDAIPSDGYNQTEKILLLNYRFPFWYQEIIDAPKVFKVVVRSEGIDQTFELNGAFKDVFPPLEQLEKNYDLPLEFEVKNGIAILKIHSFADTAIKQSGQNFKKFIKDVFQTLQQQNIKDLIIDVRNNTGGTDDNAALLASFFFDKTFRYWDKIEVTEAVAKEIKGVNKMFYKKPEENNGLYLWKKSWITKEFDYYEPQEPAKMNFKGNSYLLINGLCLSSCADFTAVISHNKKAIVIGQETGGGYQGNTSGMLSQAKIPTGLVITIPLQKYTNAVDLDKNFGRGTIPDHETATTFENWINKEDVELDYTIQLINRN, encoded by the coding sequence ATGCTATTGATAATTTCAACGCTAAATTTCTTTGGGCAGACAAAGGAATTTAAACCTGAGCAAAAATATCCGGCAGATAGCTTACGTCAATGGACATCAGGATTAATGGATGAGATCAGCAAAAAACATCCCGGATTCTACAGATATACAGACAAGGAAAAATTTGGATTTTTAATTGATTCCACTCGACAGAGCATTCAGGATTCTTTGACCCAACTGCAATATTACAGAAAATTGAAACCTTTGTTTGCTAAGATCGGGTGCCTCCATACCGGAATTGAGCTGCCGGAAGAATCCAAGACTTCTATTAATGCTTCCAATACTTTGTTGCCGTTAGAAATTTTTGTAGATGCCAAGAATCAGAAGGTATTAATCTCAAAGAATTACTCGGAAAATAAAGGTATTAAAAGGGGGGTAGAATTGGTTTCAATTAATGGAACTCCGATTTCAGCGATATTAAATAAATTGCTCGATGCTATTCCATCAGACGGATATAACCAAACGGAAAAAATTCTTTTGCTGAATTACAGATTTCCATTTTGGTATCAGGAAATAATAGATGCGCCCAAAGTTTTTAAAGTGGTTGTGAGATCAGAAGGCATTGATCAGACCTTTGAGCTAAATGGAGCTTTCAAAGATGTTTTTCCTCCTTTAGAACAGCTTGAAAAGAACTATGATTTACCCCTTGAGTTTGAGGTGAAAAATGGGATAGCTATTTTAAAAATTCATTCCTTTGCCGATACTGCAATAAAGCAAAGCGGGCAGAATTTTAAGAAATTTATCAAGGACGTATTCCAGACTCTGCAACAACAGAATATCAAAGATCTTATCATTGACGTAAGGAACAATACAGGAGGGACAGATGATAATGCAGCTTTGCTGGCATCTTTCTTCTTCGACAAGACATTCAGATACTGGGATAAGATTGAAGTTACAGAAGCTGTCGCGAAGGAGATTAAAGGTGTCAACAAGATGTTCTACAAAAAACCTGAAGAAAATAACGGATTGTATCTCTGGAAAAAATCCTGGATCACAAAAGAATTCGATTACTACGAACCGCAGGAACCTGCCAAGATGAATTTTAAAGGAAATAGTTATCTATTAATCAATGGTCTGTGTCTTTCATCCTGTGCTGATTTTACGGCAGTAATATCACATAACAAAAAAGCTATAGTGATCGGGCAGGAAACGGGTGGCGGTTATCAGGGCAATACAAGCGGAATGCTGAGCCAGGCTAAAATTCCGACCGGGCTGGTTATTACTATACCTTTACAGAAATACACCAATGCGGTTGATCTGGATAAAAATTTCGGCCGCGGTACAATACCGGATCACGAAACAGCAACTACATTCGAAAATTGGATCAATAAGGAAGATGTGGAACTGGATTATACGATTCAATTAATTAATAGAAATTGA
- a CDS encoding serine hydrolase domain-containing protein, with protein MHKKLLLTSFLLLLLVKISGQSKEKIIDDYFNALAKNQQFSGNVLVVDNNKIVYERSFGFSDHVIKAPNTPDITFPIASISKIFTATAILQLKEKGLLKITDPVTEYLSGFPYPEIKIRHLLSHTSGLPPYNAFFDKEQKENPDKVFTNEDFLPGVIANKQPLVYQPGEKGNYDNINYLILALIVEKVSGISYEKYIKRNILRPAKMKETVLFPLPEQFNRAEIKNFAFPHIYLHLYDDNPVKSNSIPYVKEYWHSYAFRGFADYISTIRDLWKFDKALYDNTLLKQETLEEAFVPVKLNNGKNNPDEFGLGWEIEKDSTMGKLVYHSGAAMGLSSNILRNVTKHQTVILFDNAHFNAHENATKVMMLLNRKKVDTPKKNIAKIYGNILLNKGATEARETLESLRKDTLNYYLSENEMNTLGYDFMGNNNPYHLPEKHFYKQAVETLKTNVDLFPNSWNAFDSYAEALLENGQKEEAIKMYQKSVELNPDNENGKKVLEGLLRKKN; from the coding sequence ATGCATAAAAAACTGCTTTTAACCAGCTTTCTTCTTTTATTATTGGTAAAAATTTCCGGGCAATCAAAGGAAAAGATAATCGATGATTATTTCAATGCATTGGCTAAAAATCAACAATTCAGTGGCAATGTTTTAGTGGTTGATAACAATAAGATTGTGTATGAAAGATCTTTTGGGTTTTCAGATCACGTAATCAAAGCGCCAAATACACCCGATATCACTTTTCCCATTGCCAGTATTTCAAAAATATTTACAGCAACTGCTATTTTGCAGCTCAAGGAAAAGGGTTTACTGAAAATAACAGATCCTGTTACGGAGTATCTGTCGGGGTTTCCTTACCCGGAAATAAAGATCAGACATTTGCTTTCACATACCTCCGGACTTCCACCTTACAATGCTTTTTTTGACAAAGAGCAAAAAGAAAATCCCGATAAAGTTTTCACCAACGAAGATTTTCTTCCGGGAGTTATTGCAAACAAACAACCGCTTGTTTATCAACCGGGTGAAAAAGGAAATTATGATAATATCAACTATCTTATCCTAGCTTTGATTGTTGAAAAAGTCTCGGGAATATCTTATGAAAAATACATTAAAAGAAATATTCTTAGACCGGCAAAGATGAAAGAAACTGTGCTTTTCCCTTTACCTGAGCAATTCAACAGAGCTGAAATAAAAAATTTTGCATTTCCTCACATCTATCTTCATTTGTATGATGATAATCCTGTTAAATCCAATTCAATTCCTTATGTGAAAGAATACTGGCATTCTTATGCCTTCAGAGGATTTGCCGATTATATAAGTACGATCCGGGATTTATGGAAATTTGACAAAGCACTTTATGATAACACTTTGCTAAAACAAGAGACCCTGGAAGAAGCATTTGTCCCGGTAAAATTAAATAACGGTAAAAATAATCCCGATGAATTCGGATTAGGCTGGGAAATTGAAAAAGACTCTACAATGGGAAAACTGGTGTACCACAGTGGGGCAGCAATGGGACTGAGCTCCAATATTCTCAGAAACGTCACCAAACATCAAACCGTCATCCTGTTTGACAATGCTCATTTCAATGCCCACGAAAATGCTACAAAAGTTATGATGCTTCTGAACCGCAAAAAAGTGGATACACCCAAAAAAAATATTGCCAAGATCTATGGAAATATTTTACTTAACAAAGGTGCAACAGAAGCGAGAGAAACATTGGAAAGCTTAAGAAAAGATACGCTTAATTATTATCTGAGTGAGAATGAAATGAACACGCTCGGGTATGATTTTATGGGGAACAACAATCCTTATCATTTGCCGGAAAAACATTTCTACAAACAAGCTGTTGAAACATTAAAAACAAATGTTGATCTCTTCCCCAACAGCTGGAATGCCTTTGATAGTTATGCAGAAGCGCTTCTTGAAAACGGACAAAAAGAAGAAGCCATCAAAATGTATCAAAAGTCTGTTGAACTCAATCCCGATAACGAAAACGGGAAAAAAGTGTTGGAAGGACTTTTGAGAAAGAAAAATTAA
- a CDS encoding CPBP family intramembrane glutamic endopeptidase, whose protein sequence is MKERKRLGSIIVFYAIAILFRFLAVKTNLLDFTDNEFIKILLRGIGPAIGAFVSVKLFNIPLKLSLKGNYRNIFLPFLVFWIVPVLLIGTVSYIQQGQFPFVLLSTVLVYGLLEEIGWRGFLQEQLKDLPKLQSIIIIAVLWFIWHLNFEFTTSNLIFLGILFLGTWGIGKVYNKTYSLLAVSGFHSLNNFFRNGLHQTELILIAVLLVIWIGFIIRYDSYKKYQDIQ, encoded by the coding sequence ATGAAAGAAAGAAAACGACTTGGAAGCATTATCGTTTTTTATGCTATTGCCATTCTGTTTCGCTTTTTGGCAGTGAAAACCAATCTGCTTGACTTTACCGACAACGAATTTATAAAAATTTTACTACGAGGAATTGGTCCGGCTATCGGTGCTTTTGTTTCGGTTAAATTGTTTAATATTCCCTTAAAGCTTTCCCTGAAAGGAAATTACCGAAACATATTTTTGCCTTTTCTTGTTTTCTGGATTGTTCCGGTCTTGCTTATTGGAACAGTCAGCTATATTCAGCAGGGACAATTTCCTTTTGTGCTGCTTTCCACAGTTTTGGTGTATGGTTTATTGGAAGAGATCGGCTGGCGCGGATTTTTACAGGAACAATTAAAAGATCTGCCGAAGCTTCAAAGTATCATCATTATCGCCGTTTTATGGTTTATCTGGCATCTGAATTTTGAATTCACCACTTCTAATTTGATTTTTCTTGGTATCTTGTTTTTAGGGACTTGGGGAATTGGCAAAGTCTATAATAAGACCTATTCATTACTGGCTGTATCCGGATTTCATTCGCTGAATAATTTTTTCAGAAATGGCCTTCATCAGACAGAGTTGATACTAATTGCTGTTTTGCTTGTCATCTGGATAGGCTTTATTATTCGCTATGATTCTTATAAAAAATATCAGGATATACAATAA
- a CDS encoding Crp/Fnr family transcriptional regulator: MPTPQEIQNVFSPFYNAETNIWERFSEKIEVREFQKNEVIKDYQSVEKYLNIVAKGSVGLFVWNGKKDICINLLYENSFMSDYFSFLKQQPSGIKTQALEDCILWSISYPDLNELYSRNETGLRIGKAIPEILFLRKQQDQINLLTLSPEERYLNLISQRPEIFQRTPLKIIASYLGLTAESLSRLRKRVTGK; this comes from the coding sequence ATGCCTACACCACAAGAAATTCAAAATGTTTTTTCTCCATTCTATAATGCTGAGACCAATATCTGGGAGCGTTTTTCAGAAAAAATAGAGGTCAGAGAATTTCAGAAAAATGAGGTCATAAAAGATTATCAGAGTGTAGAAAAATATTTGAATATTGTAGCCAAAGGTTCTGTCGGCCTATTCGTTTGGAACGGGAAAAAAGATATCTGCATCAATTTGCTGTATGAAAACAGTTTTATGAGCGATTATTTTTCTTTCCTCAAACAGCAGCCTTCAGGCATTAAAACACAGGCATTGGAAGATTGTATATTATGGTCGATCAGCTATCCAGATCTCAATGAGCTCTATTCCCGTAATGAAACAGGATTAAGAATTGGCAAAGCGATCCCCGAAATATTGTTCCTGCGAAAACAACAGGATCAGATCAATCTTCTGACACTGAGTCCGGAAGAACGTTATCTCAATCTCATTAGCCAACGCCCTGAAATTTTCCAGCGTACACCTCTCAAAATAATCGCTTCTTACCTGGGGTTAACTGCGGAAAGTCTTAGCCGCCTCAGAAAAAGAGTTACCGGGAAGTAA